The Ricinus communis isolate WT05 ecotype wild-type unplaced genomic scaffold, ASM1957865v1 Ctg23, whole genome shotgun sequence genomic sequence TCTGCCATTCTATGAGTCTCTTCCTTTTTGCGTATGGCATCACCACTCCCTTTGGCAGCATCCACTAATTCGGAACTTAATTTGAAAGCCATATTTCGACCTGGACGTTTTCGGGATGCCCCTAATAACCAACGAATGGCAAGTGCTTTTCCTTGTGTGGATCCTATTTCAACGGGAACTTGATGAGTCGATCCGCCTACACGTCTTGCTTTTACTGCTATATCGGGAGTTACTCCACGTATTGCTTGACGTAAAACAGATAGTGGATTTGTTTCTGTCTTTTGTTGAATCTTTTTCATGGCTCGATAGATAATTTGATAAGCCAATGGTTTTTTTCCGTGTTTCAGAATACGGTTAACCAACATGTTAACTAATCGATTACGATAAATTGGATCGGATTTTGCAGTTTTTTCTTCTGCAGTACCTCGACGTGACATGAGCGTGCAAGGGTTCTCAAGAATCAGTTTTCCTTTATAAGGGctaaaaaatcatttattttggctttttgaCCCCATATTGTAGGGTGGATCTCGAAAGATATGAAAGACCTCCCTCCAAGCCGTACATACGACTTTCACCGAATACGGCTTTCCACAGAATTCTATATGTATCTATGAGATCGAGTATGGAATTCTGTTTACTCACTTTAAATTGAGTATCCGTTTCCCTCCCTTTCCTGCTAGGATTGGAAATCCTGTATTTTACATATCCATACGATTGAGTCCTTGGGTTTCCGAAATAGTGTAAAAAGAAGTGCTTCGAATCATTGCTATTTGACCCGGACCTGTTCTAAAAAAGTCGAGGCATTTCGAATTGTTTGTTGACACGGACAAAGTCAAGGAAAACCTCTGAAATTATTCCAATATTGGACCTTGGACATATAATAGTTCCGAATCGAATCTCTTTAGAAAGAAGATCTTTGTCTCACGGTAGCCTGCTCCAGTCCCCTTACGAAACTTTCGTTATTGGGTTAGCCATATACTTTACATGTTTCTAGCGATTCACATGGCATCATCAAATGATACAAGTCTTGGATAAGAATCTACAACGCACTAGAACGCCCTTGTTGACGATCCTTTACTCCGACAGCATCTAGGGTCCCTCGAACAATGTGATATCTCACACCGGGTAAATCCTTAACCCTTCCCCCTCTTACTAAGACTACAGAATGTTCTTGTGAATTATG encodes the following:
- the LOC125368922 gene encoding 30S ribosomal protein S7, chloroplastic, giving the protein MSRRGTAEEKTAKSDPIYRNRLVNMLVNRILKHGKKPLAYQIIYRAMKKIQQKTETNPLSVLRQAIRGVTPDIAVKARRVGGSTHQVPVEIGSTQGKALAIRWLLGASRKRPGRNMAFKLSSELVDAAKGSGDAIRKKEETHRMAEANRAFAHFR